Proteins found in one Planococcus citri chromosome 2, ihPlaCitr1.1, whole genome shotgun sequence genomic segment:
- the LOC135833687 gene encoding uncharacterized protein LOC135833687, which produces MVFQEKNSTLNEPHNLAPFADDDTYPEEIPLCPGLRTMDETLKKDLESLNNKMPDTLGCLFVAKFTENEQQMCDKEPQPWLVTQTDEIGNNFICGAKDLQQLIAVVYYNCGSEKYFKAYNESLSITGRGEKEPEFLSETYQMYEICYDFKNKQTLWTKHKILTPDLLTHKHYAHKYLDTVSLREFNTKTFNLRLDDDTFIKMKQPYEPIETDKKKDPLYPNMKIYHLVPKDHMALPYWKKSTDHMINAGPILPQFIPLMKAIHKGILLASNYAYRTFKNFLTIYTKAETIFSYKHAALSALNLKTMMTSLMPTMSTDVFRPTMWYITVLNEDDQSGILIVLHNTKEALPARKECDDDKILPCDIRSWAEDPDSIASDDLKHAYCCPIKQDEFQELFSINTTNISLNIQKNLNLQELISLEKGELPVTIIVE; this is translated from the exons ATGGTGTTCCAGGAGAAGAACTCTACCCTAAATGAACCTCATAACCTGGCACCCTTTGCAGATGATGATACATATCCTGAAGAAATTCCACTTTGTCCTGGATTGAGAACTATGGATGAAACACTCAAGAAAGATTTGGAATCACTTAACAACAAAATGCCTGACACATTAGGCTGCTTATTTGTAGccaaatttacagaaaacgaACAGCAAATGTGTGACAAAGAACCTCAGCCTTGGCTGGTAACACAGACAGATGAAATAGGGAACAACTTCATCTGTGGTGCCAAAGATTTACAGCAATTAATCGCTGTTGTCTATTAT AATTGTGGTTCAGAAAAGTATTTCAAAGCATATAATGAAAGTTTATCTATCACTGGACGG GGCGAAAAAGAACCAGAGTTTTTATCAGAAACTTATCAAATGTACGAAATATGTtatgatttcaaaaacaaacaaacattaTGGACAAAACATAAGATCCTGACTCCCGACCTTCTCACACATAAACATTATGCACACAAATACCTGGATACGGTTTCATTAAGAGAATTCAACACAAAAACCTTCAACTTGAGATTGGATGACGACACctttatcaaaatgaaacaacCGTATGAACCTATTGAAACTGATAAGAAAAAAGATCCCTTATATCCAAACATGAAGATATATCATTTAGTGCCTAAAGATCACATGGCGTTGCCCTACTGGAAAAAATCCACTGACCACATGATCAATGCAGGACCCATTCTTCCTCAATTTATACCGTTGATGAAAGCTATTCATAAAGGAATTTTATTGGCTTCGAATTACGCGTATCGGACATTTAaaaacttcttgacaatttacACCAAAGCTGAAACAATATTTTCGTACAAACACGCTGCTTTGTCAGCATTGAACCTTAAAACGATGATGACATCTTTAATGCCAACAATGTCCACTGATGTATTTAGACCAACTATGTGGTACATAACCGTTCTTAATGAAGATGATCAATCTGGAATTCTCATTGTACTGCATAACACTAAAGAAGCTCTTCCTGCAAGAAAGGAATGCGATGATGATAAAATATTACCATGCGATATCAGAAGTTGGGCTGAAGACCCAGATTCAATTGCTTCGGATGATCTAAAGCATGCATATTGCTGCCCAATCAAGCAAGACGAATTTCAAGAACTGTTTTCAATAAATACTACAAATATAAGCCTAAACATACAGAAAAACCTCAATTTACAAGAATTAATAAGTTTAGAAAAAGGTGAATTGCCTGTAACAATCATTGTTGAGTAA
- the LOC135833688 gene encoding uncharacterized protein LOC135833688: MGQFSLVLVLCCASIFIKQGNSEVTTPTKEDDQPQDSEPNYPPFMVLLDREKSSTKPGDFIIPSSYTNTDKGLSLAGDKPDLEEISLCPDPRSIDESLQEDLHLLHGLIPSTKRCLFVAKFQENEKQMCEKEPTPWLTIPLETTGTEFVCGTHNTQRLINAEYYNCGTEEHFIEYAQKAKAIIEANQSQEIPPFLMNFYIMFEICFDFKNKKTVWTRHQVLGPKLLTHKDYPHKDLNTVSLAEFSTETFDLELDLGTFVKMKQPYEPIIPNNKTDPLYPNMEIYPLVPKDHMALPYWKKSIDHMINSGPILPKFIPLMKTIHRGILLASNYYLRESHQILTMFTKADTVNSIKHNVTSALNLKPMIASIMPETSTDVFRPTMWYIAVLNEDDQSGILIVLHNTKEALPATKECDDKMMLCDIKSWAEDPGSINENDLKYAYCCPINQEKLKKLFSINWKIKLSIQKNLNLQEVISLEKHKLLFKTVVDELEKKISTRVQNSKEESE, from the exons ATGGGACAATTTTCTTTGGTTTTGGTCTTATGCTGTGCTTCCATATTCATCAAACAag GAAATTCAGAAGTTACTACACCCACAAAAGAAGACGACCAGCCCCAAGATTCAG AACCAAACTATCCACCTTTCATGGTTTTACTGGATCGCGAAAAGTCGTCTACAAAACCAGGTGATTTCATCATACCATCCAGCTATACAAACACTGACAAAGGATTGAGCTTGGCTGGTGATAAACCAGATCTTGAGGAAATTTCGCTATGTCCTGATCCCAGATCAATAGATGAATCTCTGCAAGAAGATTTACATTTACTTCATGGTCTCATACCTAGCACCAAACGTTGTTTATTTGTCGCCAAGTTCCAGGAAAACGAAAAGCAAATGTGTGAAAAAGAACCAACACCATGGCTCACAATACCGCTAGAAACAACAGGAACAGAGTTCGTTTGTGGCACCCACAATACGCAGCGATTAATCAATGCAGAATACTAC AATTGTGGCACTGAAGAGCATTTCATAGAATATGCCCAAAAAGCAAAGGCCATCATAGAAGCA AATCAGAGTCAAGAAATACCACCTTTTCTAATGAACTTTTATATAATGTTTGAAAtatgttttgatttcaaaaacaaaaaaacagtgtGGACAAGACATCAAGTCCTAGGACCAAAGCTACTCACACATAAAGATTATCCGCATAAGGACTTGAACACAGTTTCATTGGCAGAATTCAGCACAGAAACTTTCGACTTGGAATTGGATCTTGGCACCTTTGTCAAAATGAAACAACCGTATGAACCAATTATTCCTAATAATAAAACGGATCCATTATACCCAAATATGGAAATATACCCTTTAGTGCCCAAAGATCACATGGCGTTGCCCTACTGGAAAAAATCGATCGATCATATGATCAATTCAGGACCCATTCTTCCCAAATTCATACCACTAATGAAAACTATTCATCGTGGAATTTTATTGGCTTCGAATTACTATCTTCGAGAATCCCATCAAATCTTGACAATGTTCACCAAAGCTGACACGGTAAATTCGATTAAGCATAATGTTACGTCAGCATTAAACCTCAAACCGATGATAGCATCTATAATGCCAGAAACATCCACTGATGTATTTAGACCGACTATGTGGTACATAGCTGTTCTTAATGAAGATGACCAATCTGGAATTCTCATTGTACTGCATAACACTAAAGAAGCTCTTCCGGCAACGAAAGAATGTGATGACAAAATGATGCTATGTGATATCAAAAGTTGGGCTGAAGACCCAGGTTCGATTAATGAAAATGATCTGAAGTACGCGTATTGCTGCCCAATcaatcaagaaaaattaaaaaaattattttcaattaattggAAGATAAAACTGAGCATACAGAAAAACCTCAATTTACAAGAAGTAATAAGTTtagaaaaacataaattattgttcaaaacaGTCGTGGATGagttagagaaaaaaatatcaacaagagttcaaaattcaaaagaggAATCAGAATGA
- the LOC135833689 gene encoding uncharacterized protein LOC135833689, with amino-acid sequence MSRLFKCLIFVLLGVFNAIKQGNSAVVTNNEADDQPKDSAQTFPPFITLLAPENVSTDVPAYFQLPSRYSNTEYNELSFATHRSDLIEIPLCPELRTTNESLQVALRSFNENIPDTKSCLFVTKFDKNEQQTCSQEPKAGLAVVRDVHRNEIICGINDEQQLISAEYYNCGTENYFKEYYAYASLPRKPDEREVHLQPEIYGMYEICYDFINRKTVWTRHRILTPELLTHKNYPHKDLDIVDLKEFNTDTFSLAMYDRTFADMKYEYESVNTNMKIYSLVPKEHMALPYWKKSTDHMINSAPILPEFIPLMKAIHNGILLASNHVHRKFHQTLRIYTKAETIYTYKHSVSSALYLKPLMKSFFPITSTDVFRPSIWYTIVHNESTKSAVLIVLHNTKEALPAKKECDEKDMLSCNFKSWVENPDSINQGILENAYCCVITQERAENLFSIAYLKIRETLDIQKIINPMKDQII; translated from the exons ATGAGCAgactttttaaatgtttgatttttgttttacttGGCGTTTTCAATGCCATAAAACAAG GAAACTCAGCAGTTGTCACCAACAATGAAGCTGATGACCAACCCAAAGATTCAG CCCAAACATTCCCGCCTTTCATAACACTGCTAGCTCCAGAAAACGTATCGACAGATGTGCCTGCTTATTTCCAATTACCATCTAGATATTCAAATACTGAATACAACGAACTCAGTTTCGCCACACACAGGTCAGATCTAATAGAAATTCCGCTTTGCCCTGAGCTCAGAACGACCAACGAATCTCTACAAGTAGCTTTACGCTCGTTTAATGAGAACATACCTGATACCAAAAGTTGTTTATTTGTTACCAAATTCGATAAAAACGAGCAGCAAACATGCAGCCAAGAACCCAAGGCGGGGCTCGCAGTAGTGCGAGACGTGCATAGAAACGAGATCATTTGTGGCATCAATGATGAACAACAATTGATTAGCGCTGAATACTAT aattgtggcacggaaaattatttcaaagaatATTACGCATACGCATCACTCCCCAGAAAACCA GACGAAAGGGAAGTTCATCTCCAACCTGAAATTTATGGTATGTACGAAATATGCTACGATTTTATAAACAGAAAAACAGTATGGACAAGACACAGGATTCTGACTCCTGAGCTACTCACACATAAAAATTACCCACACAAGGACTTGGACATAGTTGATTTGAAAGAATTTAACACGGATACATTTAGCTTGGCAATGTATGACAGAACTTTCGCTGATATGAAATATGAGTACGAATCTGTCAACACCAATATGAAAATATACTCTTTAGTACCCAAAGAGCACATGGCCCTACcctattggaaaaaatccacTGATCACATGATCAATTCTGCACCCATACTTCCCGAATTTATACCACTAATGAAAGCTATTCATAATGGAATTTTATTAGCTTCAAATCACGTACATCGAAAATTCCATCAAACATTGAGAATTTATACCAAAGCTGAGACAATATACACTTACAAACACAGCGTGTCGTCAGCACTTTACCTCAAGCCACTTATGAAATCCTTTTTCCCGATAACATCGACCGATGTATTTCGACCAAGTATTTGGTATACAATTGTCCACAATGAAAGCACCAAATCTGCAGTTCTCATCGTACTGCATAATACTAAAGAAGCTCTTCCAGCAAAGAAAGAGTGTGATGAGAAGGATATGCTGTCATGTAACTTCAAAAGTTGGGTTGAAAATCCTGATTCGATTAATCAAGGTATACTAGAGAATGCTTATTGCTGTGTAATAACGCAagaacgagctgaaaatttgttttcgatAGCGTATTTAAAGATTCGGGAAACTcttgatattcaaaaaataataaatcctATGAAAGACCAGATCATCTGa
- the LOC135833690 gene encoding uncharacterized protein LOC135833690, producing MYEICYDFIGKKTLWTRHKVLTPVLLTHKDYPHKDLDIVDLKAFNTDTFSLGVYDRTFADMKHEYESVNTNMKIYPLVPKEHMALPYWKKSTDHMINSAPILPEFIPLMKAIHNGILLASNHVHRKFHQTLRIYTKAETIYTYKHRVSSALFLKPLMKTFFPVISTEVFRPSIWYIIVHNESTKSAVLIVLHNTKEALPEKKECDRQDMLSCYFESWAENPDSINKNVLKNAYCCVITQERAENLFSIAYLEIRKTLDIQEIINPMKDQII from the coding sequence atgtaCGAAATATGCTACGATTTCATAGGCAAAAAAACGTTATGGACAAGACACAAGGTCCTGACTCCTGTGCTACTCACACATAAGGATTACCCACACAAAGACTTGGACATAGTTGATTTAAAAGCATTCAACACGGATACATTTAGCTTGGGAGTGTACGATAGAACTTTCGCTGATATGAAACATGAGTACGAATCAGTCAACACCAATATGAAAATATACCCTTTAGTACCCAAAGAGCACATGGCCCTACcctattggaaaaaatccacCGATCACATGATCAATTCTGCACCCATACTCCCCGAATTTATACCACTAATGAAAGCTATTCATAATGGAATTTTATTAGCTTCAAATCACGTACATcgaaaattccatcaaacttTGAGAATTTATACCAAAGCTGAGACAATATACACTTACAAACACAGAGTGTCGTCAGCACTTTTCCTCAAGCCACTAATGAAAACCTTTTTCCCAGTAATATCAACCGAGGTATTTCGACCTAGTATTTGGTATATAATTGTCCACAATGAAAGCACCAAATCTGCAGTTCTCATCGTACTGCATAATACTAAAGAAGCTCTTCCAGAAAAGAAAGAGTGTGATAGGCAGGATATGTTGTCATGTTACTTCGAAAGTTGGGCAGAAAATCCAGATTCgattaataaaaatgtattaaagAATGCTTATTGCTGTGTAATAACGCAAGaaagagctgaaaatttgttttcgatAGCGTATTTAGAGATTCGGAAAACTCTTGATATTCAAGAAATAATAAATCCGATGAAAGACCAGATCATCTGa